Proteins encoded within one genomic window of Populus trichocarpa isolate Nisqually-1 unplaced genomic scaffold, P.trichocarpa_v4.1 scaffold_502, whole genome shotgun sequence:
- the LOC7457495 gene encoding uncharacterized protein LOC7457495 translates to MDMEIDFKNYQLSQELRGHEDDVRGICVCGNAGIATSSRDKTVRYWVPDPTDKRKYESSKILLGHSSFVGPLAWIPPNQDFVEGAIVSGGMDTMVLVWNLSNGEKVQSLKGHHLQVTGVVLDGEDIVSCSVDCTLRRWRKGQLVENWEAHKSAIQAIIKLPSGELVTGSTDTTLKLWKGKTCLHTFAGHSDTVRGLAEMHGLGILSASHDGSIRLWALTGEVLMEMVGHASIVYSVDSHVSGLIVSGSEDCSAKIWKDGACIQSIEHPGCVWDVKFLENGDIVTACSDGAVRIWTSYQERIAEPADLDSYVSQLSQYKISRKRVGGLKLEDLPGLEALQIPGTTDGQTKVIREGDNGVAYAWNLREQKWDKIGEVVDGPEDGMKRPVLDGFEYDYVFDVDIGDGEPIRKLPYNRSDNPYDTADKWLLKENLPLAYRQQIVEFILQNSGQGGVALDSSFRDPFTGANAYIPGGSSSMSVVSAKPTFKHIPKKGMLVFDVAQFDGILKKITEFHNSLLSDPVKKDLSLSELEISRLGAVIKILKDTSHYHTSRFADADIALLLKLLKSWPLAMIFPVIDILRMLVLHPDGATVLLKHVEDENDILMEMIKRVTTNPPLPPNLLTGIRAVTNLFKNLPYHTWLQKHQSEILDVFSSCYSSPNKNLQLSYATMILNYAVLLIEKKDLEGQSQVLTAAIAIAEGENIEVDSKFRALVAVGSLMLDGLVKRIALDFDVENVAKTAKASKETKIAEVGADIELLTKQK, encoded by the exons ATGGACATGGAAATCGACTTCAAAAATTATCAACTAAGCCAAGAACTCCGCGGCCACGAAGACGAC GTTCGCGGTATTTGTGTTTGCGGAAATGCGGGAATAGCGACGTCGTCGAGGGATAAAACGGTGAGGTATTGGGTACCAGACCCGACCGACAAACGCAAGTACGAATCATCGAAAATTCTGTTAGGGCATTCGAGTTTTGTGGGACCATTGGCATGGATTCCGCCGAACCAGGACTTTGTAGAAGGTGCGATTGTGTCTGGTGGAATGGACACGATGGTGCTTGTTTGGAATTTGAGTAACGGAGAGAAAGTTCAGAGCTTGAAAGGTCATCATTTGCAAGTCACCGGTGTTGTTTTGGATGGCGAAGATATTGTTTCTTGCTCCGTTGACTG TACCTTGAGGAGGTGGAGGAAGGGTCAACTTGTTGAGAATTGGGAGGCTCATAAGTCTGCAATTCAAGCAATTATTAAGCTGCCATCGGGCGAGCTTGTTACAG GTTCAACTGACACAACTTTAAAACTTTGGAAAGGGAAGACGTGTTTACACACTTTTGCAGGGCATTCAG ATACGGTTCGAGGCTTAGCAGAGATGCATGGATTGGGAATTCTTTCTGCATCGCATGATGG CTCCATCAGATTATGGGCTTTAACTGGCGAAGTATTAATGGAGATGGTTGGTCATGCTTCAATTGTCTATTCAGTTGATTCGCATGTATCTGGACTTATTGTTAGTGGTAGTGAAGATTGTTCAGCAAAGATTTGGAAAG ATGGAGCCTGTATTCAGAGTATAGAGCATCCTGGTTGTGTGTGGGATGTCAAATTCTTGGAAAATGGTGATATTGTGACAGCATGCTCAGATGGAGCAGTACGTATTTGGACTTCATATCAGGAGAGAATTGCAGAACCAGCAGACCTTGACTCTTATGTCTCCCAACTTTCTCAATACAAGATAAGCAG GAAGAGGGTTGGGGGATTGAAATTGGAAGATTTACCAGGCCTTGAGGCTTTGCAGATTCCAG GAACCACTGATGGCCAGACCAAAGTCATCAGAGAAGGGGACAATGGTGTAGCATATGCTTGGAATTTGAGAGAACAGAAGTGGGATAAA ATTGGAGAAGTTGTTGATGGACCAGAAGATGGCATGAAGCGTCCCGTTCTTGATGGATTTGAATATGATTACG TATTTGAtgttgatattggtgatggtgagCCGATTCGCAAGTTGCCATACAATCGATCAG ATAATCCATATGACACTGCTGACAAGTGGCTTCTCAAGGAGAATCTTCCTCTTGCCTATCGTCAACAGATTGTAGAGTTTATACTCCAAAATTCTGGACAGGGGGGAGTTGCACTTGATTCATCATTCCGTGACCCGTTCACTGGCG CAAATGCTTATATACCCGGAGGATCTTCTAGCATGTCTG TTGTTTCAGCAAAACCTACTTTCAAACATATTCCCAAG AAAGGAATGCTTGTTTTTGACGTGGCTCAGTTTGATGGGATCCTGAAAAAGATCACAGAGTTCCACAATTCTCTTTTATCTGATCCT GTCAAAAAGGACCTGTCTTTGTCAGAGCTTGAGATATCAAGATTGGGTGcagttattaaaattttaaaggacaCATCACATTACCATACAAGTAGATTTGCAGATGCTGACATTGCTTTGCTGCTGAAATTGCTAAAATCTTGGCCACTGGCAATGATATTTCCAG TTATTGATATTCTGAGGATGCTTGTTCTACACCCAGATGGGGCGACTGTACTTCTCAAGCATGTTGAAGATGAAAATG ATATCCTGATGGAAATGATCAAGAGAGTTACAACAAATCCTCCACTTCCGCCAAACCTTTTAACGGGCATCCGTGCTGTGACTAATCTATTCAAGAATTTACCCTACCATACCTGGCTTCAAAAGCACCAGAGTGAG attcttgatgttttttcaagctGTTATTCATCTCCCAATAAGAACTTGCAGTTGTCTTATGCTACCATGATACTCAA ttaCGCCGTGCTGttgattgaaaagaaagatCTTGAAGGCCAATCTCAAGTTCTTACAGCAGCTATTGCG ATTGCAGAAGGGGAAAATATTGAAGTTGATTCAAAATTCCGGGCTTTAGTTGCTGTTGGATCACTG ATGCTTGATGGTCTGGTGAAAAGAATTGCATTGGACTTTGATGTTGAGAATGTTGCGAAAACAGCCAAAGCTTCTAAAGAAACGAAGATTGCTGAAGTTGGAGCTGACATTGAACTGCTAACAAAACAGAAGTGA
- the LOC7456394 gene encoding probable 1-acyl-sn-glycerol-3-phosphate acyltransferase 5: MEVRGAFSSDGGKSYRELTPLRLIRGVVCLLVLLLTAFMTLVYCGFVSAVLLRLVSIHRSRKVTSFFFGSWLALWPFLFEKINKTKVIFSGEIVPDRERVLLIANHRTEVDWMYLWDLALRKGCLGCIRYVLKSSLMKLPVFGWGFHILEFISVERKWEVDESNIHQMLSSFKDPRDPLWLALFPEGTDFTEQKCIRSKKYAAEHGLPILNNVLLPKTKGFYACMEDLRGSLDAVYDVTIGYKPRCPSLLDNVFGVNPSEVHIHVRRIALGEIPTSEKEVSAWLTNTFQLKDQLLSDFYLQGHFPHQGTEGDLSTVKCLVNFVALMMLISTFTFFTIFSSVWFKIYVSLVCCYLSSATYFNVRPKPLL, encoded by the exons ATGGAAGTTCGAGGAGCTTTTAGTTCAGATGGTGGAAAAAGCTATCGTGAATTGACCCCTCTAAGGCTGATCAGGGGAGTTGTATGTTTATTGGTGCTACTTTTGACAGCATTTATGACATTGGTTTATTGCGGCTTTGTGAGTGCTGTTCTGTTGCGACTCGTCAGCATACATCGCAGCAGGAAAGTAACATCCTTTTTCTTTGGCTCTTGGTTAGCTCTGTGgccttttctctttgaaaagattaataaaaccaaagtaATTTTTTCTGGCGAGATTGTTCCTGATAGGGAACGAGTTTTGCTTATTGCAAACCACAGAACTGAGGTTGATTGGATGTACTTGTGGGACCTTGCATTGCGGAAGGGATGTTTGGGATGCATTAGATATGTCCTTAAGAGCAGTTTGATGAAATTACCTGTATTTGGCTGGGGATTCCACATTTTGGAGTTTATCTCAGTGGAGAGGAAGTGGGAGGTTGACGAATCAAACATACACCAAATGCTTTCAAGTTTTAAGGATCCCAGGGATCCCCTCTGGCTTGCTCTTTTCCCAGAAGGAACAGATTTCAC TGAGCAGAAGTGTATAAGGAGTAAAAAATACGCAGCTGAACATGGGTTGCCTATCCTGAACAATGTGCTGCTACCAAAGACAAAAGGGTTTTATGCTTGCATGGAAGATTTGAGGGGTTCATTGGATGCAg TTTATGACGTGACCATTGGCTACAAACCTCGATGCCCATCTTTGTTGGACAATGTCTTTGGGGTGAACCCTTCAGAAGTTCATATTCATGTCAGGCGAATAGCCCTTGGTGAAATCCCAACATCCGAGAAGGAGGTTTCTGCATGGTTGACGAATACATTCCAGCTGAAGGACCAATTACTTTCTGATTTTTATTTGCAAGGCCATTTTCCTCATCAAGGAACTGAAGGGGATCTTTCAACAGTGAAGTGTCTTGTAAATTTTGTGGCCTTAATGATGTTGATTAGCACATTTACATTTTTCACTATCTTTTCATCAGTTTGGTTCAAAATTTATGTATCTTTAGTGTGTTGTTACCTGTCATCTGCAACCTACTTCAATGTTCGTCCGAAGCCACTGCTATAA